The region TGCCGCCACCGGTTCAGCTCGAATACTCACCGGAGGATAGACAATTTCGACCTCCCCTTTACTCTCTTTGACCGCCAGATAGCCCTCGTTTTCCCACGCTAATTGCACATCGCCGATTCGCTTATTCAGAAATGTTGTCGTCGCACCACGACCACCCGATTCCAGCACAGGGACATGCCGATACAAATCGGTCAGGTACTTCATCGCCTCTTCTTCACTCCCGCCGCGTGTGGTCACACTTCCCCAGGCAGCGAGGAAACTCAGTTTGCCATTGCCCGAAGACTTGGGATTGGGAGTAATCACTTCCACTCCTTCACGAACAAGATCGGGCCAATCCTTGATGTTCTTGGGGTTCCCTTTTCGCACGACAAACACGACTGTCGAAAAGTAAGGAATCGACTCGTTGGGCAATCGATTTTCCCAGCCGGGTTCAATCAATCCCGATTTTGCGATGGCGTTAATGTCGATCCACAATGCCAGTGAAACCACATCTGCCTTCAAACCATCCATCACAGATCGTGCCTGGCTCGAAGATCCACCGTGCGATTGTTTAATCGTCAGCTTTTTGCCCGATTCGGCTTCATAACGCTTGATGAATTTTTCATTCACCGCAGTGCAGATTTCGCGAGTGACGTCATACGAAACGTGCAGGAGTTCCTGGCTGTTCGAGGATTTTTTCGTGCACCCGGAAGTGGCCAGGCTCATGCCAATGGCGGTCAACGTCAACAGCGCTGCCAACCAGCGGAAACTCTTCTCAGAGCCTGTCTTGAACGAGTGGATTGTCATCTCTTCTATGGCCTCTTGTTGATCGCAGTTCGTATGTCGTTCATTCCGGAAATGGAACGAAAACCTCAGATTCCATCCCCACCAGAAAACCCGACTGCAAAGATCTCTTCTCTCATCACGGGTTGTGAATCGACGACCGCCTGGAGTGTGGCCTGATCCATCCGCCGGGCGGTGTAATTGCGAATATCCAGGAGCACACGACGAAATCGACAGGATGTTTCCTGTGAACAAACCTCGTGGTGTGTGACTGAAACGCACGGCAAAGGTGCCAGAGTGCCATCAAATAAACGCACCACCTGCCCCATCGACAATTGCTCAGGCGGAACTGCCAGATGAAACCCGCCAATCCGGCCAGCCACACTCGTCACCCAGCCAGCCGCTTTCAGCTCGAGCATGATCATTTCAAG is a window of Planctopirus limnophila DSM 3776 DNA encoding:
- a CDS encoding sulfate ABC transporter substrate-binding protein; the protein is MTIHSFKTGSEKSFRWLAALLTLTAIGMSLATSGCTKKSSNSQELLHVSYDVTREICTAVNEKFIKRYEAESGKKLTIKQSHGGSSSQARSVMDGLKADVVSLALWIDINAIAKSGLIEPGWENRLPNESIPYFSTVVFVVRKGNPKNIKDWPDLVREGVEVITPNPKSSGNGKLSFLAAWGSVTTRGGSEEEAMKYLTDLYRHVPVLESGGRGATTTFLNKRIGDVQLAWENEGYLAVKESKGEVEIVYPPVSIRAEPVAAVVTSNAKRKGTTETAEAYLKFYFEPEVQKLIAENYFRPIDPQIAEEFKEKFPPLTMFRVTDISKGWDDAQTRFFSEGALFDQISKLAAKR
- a CDS encoding RrF2 family transcriptional regulator gives rise to the protein MKLSRKSDYALRALVTLAIRQREGGPPTPVRELAKINDIPRRFLEMIMLELKAAGWVTSVAGRIGGFHLAVPPEQLSMGQVVRLFDGTLAPLPCVSVTHHEVCSQETSCRFRRVLLDIRNYTARRMDQATLQAVVDSQPVMREEIFAVGFSGGDGI